The Pseudonocardia sp. HH130630-07 DNA window CCGTGGCCGGATCGTGCACCCGACGTCCGCGCGGATCACCGACTACTACAACCATCCCGACGTCGTGTTCGTCCCGCTGCACGACGCACCCGCGTTGTGCACGGCGTTGACCTGGGTCAGCGGGGCGGAGTCGGCGGCGGCGCGGGCGTTCGTGGCCGAGGCGGAGCGCGAGGTCGAGCAGTGCGAGGGTGAGGAGCGCGCGGCCCATCGCGGTGGATCATGAGTGCCGCTCAACGCTGGGATCGCCGGACGGGCGTTGTCCGGCTGCGCGGAAATCGTCTGGTCGAAAGACCGAGGAGGCGACCGTGAGCGCAACGATCGAGTGGGTCGGCGTCGAGTCCGGCGCGGAGGCGGCCTTGGCGATGCCCGAGGGGCGGGTCCGGGGGCGGCCGTCGTGGTCGGCGAGCTGTTCGGGATCACCGACCACGTGCTAGACGCGCTGCGTCGGCTGGCCGGGTTCGGGGTGGTCGCTGCGGCGCCCGATCTGTACTGGCGCAGCGGGCGGCGCATCGCACTCGGCTACGAGGACGACGACCGGAAGCGCGGGTTCGAGTTGCTCGCGGCCGTGGACGCCGACGGTGCGCTCGCCGACGTCGCGGGCGCCCGCGATCTGGTGAGGGAGCGGGCAGACCAGACCGGTGGTGTCGCGATGCTCGGGTTCAGCGTGGGGGTCATGTCGCTGTGCTTGCCGCGACGGCGATGCCGTTCGACCTGGTGGCGTCGTGTTATGGCGCGTGGACGCTGGACGGTGGCGCACCGCTGTCCGAACCGCACCCGCCGTTGGACGACGCCGAGGCGATCGCCGGGTTCGGCACCGAGCTGCTCGGGGTGGTCGGCGAGAACGACCACGTCGTCTCCCAGGACGAGTGGCGACGCATCCGGGCCCGACTCGACGACGCCGGCGTCGCGCACGAAATGGTCACCTACCCCGGACAGCCGCACGGGTTCCTGTGCCCGGACCGGCCGCAGACCTACGACGCCGCCGCGACCGAGGACGTGTGGTGCAGGCTGCGGGCGGTGCTGGACCGGCCGGTGATCGCCGCCGAGGAGCCGGTGTGAGCGCCCCGGCCGCGGCCCGCCGTCGCACCGCGGTGACCGTGATCGCGACCCGTACCGCGCGACCCGGGCACGAGCAGGGCCTCGCCGCGGACCTGCAGCGGGTCTGCGACGCACTCGGGCGCCGGCCCGGCATCCGCGGGACGGCGCTGCTCGTCCCGGACGAGCCGGATCGCGGGGCCGTCCTGGTGTACCGCTTCGCCTCACGCAGGACCTGCGGGGCGTGGCACGAGTCGGTCGAACACCGGCGGCTCGTCGAGCTGTCCGCCGGTTTCACCGACGCCGCACCGCACGAACGCGACGCCGACGCCCAGGACGCCTGGTTCGCCGGCCGCGACGGGCGGGTCGTCCGGCCGCCCCGACGGTGGAAGACCTGGATCGTGTCCAGCGTCGCCATCTGGTGCCTCATCACCGCGATCACGCTGGCGGCCGGGCCCTGGCTCGCGGTCCTGCCCGCCCCGCTGCGATTCGCGCTGCTCGTTCCCGTCATGGGCGCGCTGCTGACGTGGCTGGTGATGCCGGCGCTGGCCCGCCTGCTCACGGGCTGGTTGTATCCCTGACCCGCTCGGCGGACGGGTACTGCCGCGAGGCACCGGTCCGGGTCGGGCGGGCGTGAGGCCCCACGGTGTCGGGTCGTGCTCGCCAGCGGACATCTCAGTCGGTGATGGTGATCCCGGCGGCGGTGAGGTCGGCCAGGGCGGCGTCGTCGCCGTCGGGGTGGGCGTGGACGAACGCGGTCGCGGACAGCGGGATCGTCACGTCGTAGCCGAGGCGGCGGGCGTCGCGGGCGGTGGCGGCGACGCAGACGTCGGCGGCCAGTCCGACGACGGTGAGGTGGGTGACCCGGGTGGCGCGCAGGTGTTCGGCGAGGTCGTTGAGCCCGCCCCGGCCGGGGCCGCCGCTGTCCGGGTCGTTGGCGTTGAGGACGAACCCGGAGTACACGCCGTGCTTGCCGGGTCCCTTGTCGATCACGGTGCCGCGGGTGTCGAGATCCGGGTGGAGCCCGGTCTGGTTGTCGGGGTCGCCGGGTGGTAGGTCGGTCGGGTCGACGTCGCGGGTGTAGAAGATCGGCCGGTCGTGGTCGACGGCGTCGGCGACGAGTGTGTTGACCGCGTCGAGGACGGCGTCGGCCCCGGTCATGGCGGATGGGGCGGAGGGGTCGATGAACACGTTCTGCATGTCGACCACAACGAGTGCGGTCCGTGTCGGTGCATGCTCGCTCGTTGATGTGGTCGTTCTCGATGTCGTCATGATCGAGGATCGTGCCCGGTCGATAGGCTGGGTGGTGTGGCGTGGTGGCGTCGAGAGGCACCGGATGTGTCCGACCTGCGGGGGGAGGGTGTGGTGTTCTGCGAGACGGTGTCGGGGTCGTTGACCTATCGCCACTACCGCTCGCCGGGCCGGTACACCTCGTGGTCCAGGCAGCCGGTGCGCTGGACCGTGGCGCTGACGCGGCGTCGGCTGGTCGTGCGGCGCGCGCAGGGGCCGATGGTCAATGTCGGGTGGGGTGACCCGCGGATCGCGACGTTGACCGTCGGTGTGGACGGCGCGGATCTGCTGATCGCCGCGGACGTTCACGAGTTCCATGCCGACAGCACGGGGACCGTCAAGACACGATCGCGAGTCGCTGATCCCGCCGCGGTAGTGGCGCTGGTCGAGCAGATGCGCCACCACAGGCGGTGACCGATCAGTGGCGGTGTACGAACCGCGCTGACCGGGCCACGTGACCGGGCCACACACTCCCGGCGGCACGGACCTCAGAGCACTCTGCGCCCGGCACCGTGGCCGCGGCGGGTGGACCGACCGAGCGGTCGGACGAGATCCTGTTGCCGCGGCGGGTGACCCAGCGATCTTGCCGGGCACCTGCACGGCTCGGTCGCAGGTCGCGATCGACGGCGGGATACATACAGGAACTGCGCCATCGCCCCCGCTAGGGGGCTGGGCATGTCCGCGACGGTTCCACTTGCGCGGCAACGTAGGCGGGCGCTGACTGGGCGATGCGACGTCCACTCTGTCCGCGTCGCGACGCGAGCCCGGTACTCGAGGCAGGCTATGTTGGCGGCACAGGCACCTCAATTGTCGCTCTGGGCGTAGATGTCGACGGTGACGTCCCAGGTGGTGGTGTAAGTCCGGGCCCGCTCCGGCGTGGCGTGTCCATATAGGAGGGGCCATCGCGTGAATCTCTGCTTGAACCCGCCAAGGATCAGTCAGAGAAGGAAGTCCACGCGATGGCCCTGGACCAGGCTGCCCTGTTCGACGTCCTCGAGGCACTCAAGGCCGCCGATGTCGGTGACCGTGTCCGCACCGCCGCCGAAACCGTCTACCAGGCGTTGATCGAGGCCGAGCTGACCGACACCATCGGCGTCGCCCCGCACGAACGCACCGGATCACGATCCGCCCAACGCAATGGGCACCGGGCCCGCACGCTGTCGACGACGGCAGGGGATCTGGAGCTGCGGATCCCGAAGCAGCGCACCGGCTCGTTCTTCCCGAGCCTGTTGGAGAGGCGCCGGCGGGTGGACCAGGCCCTGTTCGCGGTCGTGATGGAGGCCTACCTGCACGGCGTCTCCACGAGGAAGGTCGACGACCTGCTCAAAGCCCTCGGTGCCGACTCGGGCATCTCGAAGTCCGAGGTCTCCCGGATCTGCGCCGACCTCGACACCGAGGTCGGCGCGTTCCGAGACCGGTCACGGGCCGAGCAGGCGTTCCCGTATGTGTTCCTCGACGCCACCTACTGCAAGGCCCGGGTCAACCACCGGGTGGTGTCCCAGGCGGTCGTGATCGCCACCGGCGTCCGCGCCGACGGATGGCGGGAGGTCCTCGGGTTCGCCGTCGGCGACAGCGAGGACGGCGCGTTCTGGACCGCATTCCTGCGCTCGTTGAAGGCGCGTGGTCTGGGCGGGGTGCAGCTGGTCATCTCCGATGCCCACACCGGCCTCAAGCAGGCCATCTCCGCGGTCCTCCTGGGAGCGGCGTGGCAGCGGTGTCCAGTGCATTTCCTGCGCAACGTCCTGGCGCAGGTCCCGAAGGGCAACGCCGAGATGGTCGCCGCCGCCGTGCGCACGATCTTCGCCCAGCCCACGGCCGACATGGTCCGCGACCAAGTCGCCGTGATCGCCGGGTTGCTCGGCCGCCACGCCCCGAAGGTCGAAACGATGCTGCGCGATGCCGCCCCGGACCTGCTCGCGTTCGCCGACTTCCCGGTCAGCCACTGGAAGAAGATCTGGTCGACCAACCCTGGAACGGCTCAACAAGGAGGTCAACGCCGCACCGACGTGGTCGGGGTGTTCCCCAACCCCGAGGCGCTGCTGCGGCTGGCCCGGTACTGGCCGAGGCCCACGACGAGTGGCAGACCGGGGACCGCCGCTACCTCGGCGAAGCCACCATGGCCCAGCTCACCACGACCACCGCCAGTACCGAGGAGGTGGCGACACCGCAGCTCATCGCATGATCTAACCCGCAGAGATCCCCGCGACCGGACCTACCCCACTCCGCGGGACGTCACCGTGTCGGACGCCGCTGACCTACCTGCGTCGAATCCGTCTCGAACGTGCGCACCGAGACCTCTGCGCCGCAGGTGTGGCAGACGGGAACACCGCCGCAGGTTGCGCAGACGGGAACACCATTGGCCCGATCGCGGCCCGCTGGGGGTTCTCGAACTCGGGTTGGCTCGCCGCCGATTACCGGTGACAGTCGGGGCAGAACCCGAGCATCGTCTTGCGTTCCTGGCGGGTTGAACGCGACGGGCTCGACCCCGGCCGCACACCCTGTGGAGGTCTCGCCGCTGCGGATGCCCGGAGCTCGTGATCCCGGCGGCAGCGGTCGCTCCCGCGCACGTCGCAGCGGGCGCCGTCGAGCCGCATGCGACGCAGGTACGCGCTCGGTGAGCAGCCGAGGTGGCACCGGAACAGCTGCTGCAGGGCGGGCGCGGTCATGTCTGCGTGGTCGGCGATGACGGTGACGTCGGCGCGGGCTGACGCGGCGGCGTCAGGTGACGTCTCGTGGTCGATTCGTCGTCCGCCGCCGCTGGTTGTTCCGCTACTGGCTGCAGGTCCTGACCGAGATCAAGAACCGTGGAGTCGCGGACGCCTGCATCGTGGTCTGTGACGGGCTCAAGACTGGGCAGACGATCTTCGCCATCGGCGGTCACGCCACCCGCTGAGCCCTCAGGGGCAGCCGGCCGTGATCAGGTCGGTGTGGCGTCGGGGTCGAGTCCGAGTGCGCGTGCCAGGACCGCGCGGATGTGGCTCACCTCGGGTGCCTGGCCGGACACCAGGATGGCCGCGCAGAGGCCGTCCGCGGCGGCGACCAGGGCGTCGACGGCGACCGGGTCGGTCGTGCGCAGGCGTCCGATCCGGGCGACCTCGTCCCGCCAGTGCTGCGCGATCGGCCGCAGCGCGGGGCGCCGGGAGGCGAGCGTGGACAGCTCGCGTTCGGCGAGGGCGCGCCCGCGACCGGCGTCGGTGCCGGCGGCGGCGATCAGTCCGGCCAGCTCGCCCAGCTCGTCGCCGGCTCGGTCGACGATGTCCCGCAACGTGACCGCGTAGGCCTCGGCGACCGCCGACAGCGCGGCGACCAGCAGTTCGTCGAGCGTCGCGAAGTAGTACGTGGTCAGGCTGGTCGGGACACCGGCCTCGCGGGCCACGGTCCGGTGGGTCACCCCGGACGCGCCGTCCCGCTGCACGACCCGCAGGCAGGCGTCGATGATCTCGCCCCGCTTGCGTTCACCGCGGGCGCGACGGCCGTCCGTGCTCGGGTCCGGGGTGCTGCGGTCGCGTGCGTCGGTTCGGGCCACCGATCGCTCCTCCTGTCCCGGTGCCGGGTCGTCCCCGGAATGCCGATCGGGTGAGCGTAGGCGGTCGCCCGCACGGGCGCACGTGGCGCCCGTGCCGGCGACCCTGTCCTGCACCGGATCCTCGTCAGCCGGACCCGGTGGCTCGTCCGGCGTCCACCGCGGCCCCGGCCTGCTCGTCGGCGTCCTCGGTCTCGCCGCGGGTCTCGTCGTCGCCGACCGTCCCGATGTGCCGGAGCACGACGACGGACAGCACGGCCAGCGCGAGGATGGCGACCGCGGATACCGTCGCCGTCACCTGTAGGCCTGCGACCTGGGCCGCCCTGGCCTGCTCGATCAGGCCGGCCGGCAGCCGGTCGGCCACCGACGACGCCCCCGAGAGGCTTTCGCCGTAGGCCGCCGCGACCGGTGCGGGCAGCTCCGCGGGTGCGACGAGCCGGTCCCGGTAGACCGCGCTCGCCAGACTGCCGAGGACGGCGACGCCGACGGCCAGTCCGAGCTCCTGCACGGTCTCCGACATGGCCGACGCGGAGCCGGCCTTCTCCGGTGGCGCGCCGCCCACGACCAGGTCGGTCCCGAGCGCGGCGATCGCGCCGAGCCCGAGATAGACCAGGCCGAATCCGGCGGTGACCAGCCCGATGCTGCCCGGGCCGTCGACGCTGCGCAGCAGCACGTAGCCCACCGCGGACAGCGCGAGCGTGCCGCCCACGATGTGGCCGGGCCGGATCCGCCGGGCCAGCAGCGGCGCGCCGATCGCCGCCACGAACATCATCAGCGCCGGTGGGCCCATCCAGAACCCCGCCTGCATCGGCGGGAGCTGCTCGACGAGCTGGAGGTGCTGGGTGACCAGGAACATCGCGCCACCGACGCCGACCAGCCCGACGAGCAGGATGGTCAGGGCCGAGGTGAAGGCCGGTGCGGCGAACAACCGCAGGTCCAGCAGCGGGTCCGGCAGGCGGTTCTGGCGCCGGACGAACGCGACGCCGAACGCCAGGCCCGCGACGAGCCCGACGACCGCGGTGGCGTCGACGCCCTCCGAGGCGCCGTGCTTGATCGCGTAGATCACCGGCAGGATCGCGGCCAGGGACAGCCCCACGCTGATCAGGTCGATCCGGCCGCTGCCCGGGTCGCGGTACTCCGGCAGCAGCAGCGGGGCCGCGACCAGCACGAGCGCGACGACGGGCAGCGCCACCAGGAACGCCGAGCCCCACCAGAAGCTGTCCAGCAGCAGGCCGCCGATCAGCGGACCGGCCGCCATCCCGAGGGCGAACATCGTCGCCCACACCCCGAACGCCAACGCCCGCTGGCGGACGTCGGTGAACATGTTGCTG harbors:
- a CDS encoding MFS transporter, with translation MTTSTRRRAGPREWAGLGVLALPTVLLGLDVTVMYLAIPALSADLNPSSVEALWIMDAYGFLIAGLLITMGTLGDRIGRRRLLMIGAVAFGAASVAAAFSTSATMLIASRAALGIAGATLMPSTLALISNMFTDVRQRALAFGVWATMFALGMAAGPLIGGLLLDSFWWGSAFLVALPVVALVLVAAPLLLPEYRDPGSGRIDLISVGLSLAAILPVIYAIKHGASEGVDATAVVGLVAGLAFGVAFVRRQNRLPDPLLDLRLFAAPAFTSALTILLVGLVGVGGAMFLVTQHLQLVEQLPPMQAGFWMGPPALMMFVAAIGAPLLARRIRPGHIVGGTLALSAVGYVLLRSVDGPGSIGLVTAGFGLVYLGLGAIAALGTDLVVGGAPPEKAGSASAMSETVQELGLAVGVAVLGSLASAVYRDRLVAPAELPAPVAAAYGESLSGASSVADRLPAGLIEQARAAQVAGLQVTATVSAVAILALAVLSVVVLRHIGTVGDDETRGETEDADEQAGAAVDAGRATGSG
- a CDS encoding cysteine hydrolase family protein gives rise to the protein MQNVFIDPSAPSAMTGADAVLDAVNTLVADAVDHDRPIFYTRDVDPTDLPPGDPDNQTGLHPDLDTRGTVIDKGPGKHGVYSGFVLNANDPDSGGPGRGGLNDLAEHLRATRVTHLTVVGLAADVCVAATARDARRLGYDVTIPLSATAFVHAHPDGDDAALADLTAAGITITD
- a CDS encoding IS256 family transposase, whose translation is MALDQAALFDVLEALKAADVGDRVRTAAETVYQALIEAELTDTIGVAPHERTGSRSAQRNGHRARTLSTTAGDLELRIPKQRTGSFFPSLLERRRRVDQALFAVVMEAYLHGVSTRKVDDLLKALGADSGISKSEVSRICADLDTEVGAFRDRSRAEQAFPYVFLDATYCKARVNHRVVSQAVVIATGVRADGWREVLGFAVGDSEDGAFWTAFLRSLKARGLGGVQLVISDAHTGLKQAISAVLLGAAWQRCPVHFLRNVLAQVPKGNAEMVAAAVRTIFAQPTADMVRDQVAVIAGLLGRHAPKVETMLRDAAPDLLAFADFPVSHWKKIWSTNPGTAQQGGQRRTDVVGVFPNPEALLRLARYWPRPTTSGRPGTAATSAKPPWPSSPRPPPVPRRWRHRSSSHDLTRRDPRDRTYPTPRDVTVSDAADLPASNPSRTCAPRPLRRRCGRREHRRRLRRREHHWPDRGPLGVLELGLARRRLPVTVGAEPEHRLAFLAG
- a CDS encoding TetR/AcrR family transcriptional regulator; its protein translation is MARTDARDRSTPDPSTDGRRARGERKRGEIIDACLRVVQRDGASGVTHRTVAREAGVPTSLTTYYFATLDELLVAALSAVAEAYAVTLRDIVDRAGDELGELAGLIAAAGTDAGRGRALAERELSTLASRRPALRPIAQHWRDEVARIGRLRTTDPVAVDALVAAADGLCAAILVSGQAPEVSHIRAVLARALGLDPDATPT
- a CDS encoding antibiotic biosynthesis monooxygenase, which codes for MSAPAAARRRTAVTVIATRTARPGHEQGLAADLQRVCDALGRRPGIRGTALLVPDEPDRGAVLVYRFASRRTCGAWHESVEHRRLVELSAGFTDAAPHERDADAQDAWFAGRDGRVVRPPRRWKTWIVSSVAIWCLITAITLAAGPWLAVLPAPLRFALLVPVMGALLTWLVMPALARLLTGWLYP